The Aquamicrobium lusatiense genome segment ATGGCTCGCTTCCGATTGCGTGATGGATGGAAAGAGTGTCGAGCAGGCACCGCGAAACACGCTCAAGCGTCTGGTCGAAGAGGCTGCGTCTCTGGGAATCCGCGTCAAGACCGGCGTCGAGCCGGAATTCTTCCTGACCACAGCCGACGGCAAAATGGTCGCCGACGAGCATGACCGTCTCGCCAAGCCCTGCTACGACCAGCAGGCGCTGATGCGTCGCTTCGACATCATCGCCGAAGCCAGCGAGGCGATGATCGATCTGGGCTGGGAGCCCTATCAGAACGACCATGAGGATGCGAACGGCCAGTTCGAGATGAACTGGATCTACGATGACGTGCTGGTGACGGCCGACCGTTATTCGTTCTTCAAGTTCATGATCAAGACCATTGCGGAACGGCACGGCCTTCGCGCCACCTTCATGCCGAAGCCGTTCCCCGGCCTGACCGGAAATGGTTGCCACGCCCACATTTCGGCGTGGGACCTGACCGGCACGAAGAACGTGTTCGCCGATGACAATTCGTCGAACGGGCTGTCCGAACAGGGCATGCACTTCCTTGGCGGCATCATGAAATATGCGCCGGCGATGACGGCGATCATCTGCCCCACTGTCAACTCCTACAAGCGCATCAATGCGCCGCGTACCTCGTCGGGGGCCACATGGGCACCGAACGCGGTGACATGGACCGGCAACAACCGCAGCCACATGGTGCGGGTGCCGGGTCCGGGCCGCTTTGAGCTGCGCCTGCCCGATGGTGCTGCCAACCCGTACCTGATGCAGGCGGTCATCCTCGCCGCGGGTCTTGCCGGTCTTCGCGACAAGCTCGATCCCGGCCCGCGCAGCGACATCAACATGTATGAGGACGGCCACACCATCAAGGATGCGCCGCGGCTGCCGCTCAATCTGCTGGATGCGCTGCGCCTGCTCGATGGCAGCGAGGAGTTCAAGCAGATGCTGGGGCCGGAGCTGGTCGACGCCTTCGTCAAGATGAAGATGAAGGAGTGGAATTCCTACGTTTCCCATTTCACCGAATGGGAACGCGAAAACGCTCTCGACATCTGAAACGCCTCTGCCGGATCGCCCTCAATTCCCGGAATACATGCGAT includes the following:
- the glnT gene encoding type III glutamate--ammonia ligase — translated: MGTIFTARQDASTQTNLEAYAKAKNIKYFMVTYTDVIGYQRAKLVPTRAIADVQKGGAGFAGFAGGMDMTPANSDMLAIPDPDSVTPLSWKPEVAWLASDCVMDGKSVEQAPRNTLKRLVEEAASLGIRVKTGVEPEFFLTTADGKMVADEHDRLAKPCYDQQALMRRFDIIAEASEAMIDLGWEPYQNDHEDANGQFEMNWIYDDVLVTADRYSFFKFMIKTIAERHGLRATFMPKPFPGLTGNGCHAHISAWDLTGTKNVFADDNSSNGLSEQGMHFLGGIMKYAPAMTAIICPTVNSYKRINAPRTSSGATWAPNAVTWTGNNRSHMVRVPGPGRFELRLPDGAANPYLMQAVILAAGLAGLRDKLDPGPRSDINMYEDGHTIKDAPRLPLNLLDALRLLDGSEEFKQMLGPELVDAFVKMKMKEWNSYVSHFTEWERENALDI